The following proteins come from a genomic window of Euryarchaeota archaeon:
- a CDS encoding class I SAM-dependent methyltransferase has translation MQFKDSVAVWERIAPSYAASRRKPWPQVEAFIAKLPTGGLFLDLGCGGGRHSAPLARAGRAIAVDSARAMLHEARTAAGRGGVSPHLVQASATALPFKFDLFDGVIFIAALHNIPGRFERRKALDELALVMRPGSEALVTVWLRPASVRNEATEDATGQSPLVGEAGDAMAPWNHDGRREERFYHFYSVAELDEDLRSVGLRALEVREETIASEDASDNLFVRVAKAEV, from the coding sequence ATGCAGTTCAAGGATTCAGTCGCCGTCTGGGAGCGCATCGCGCCGTCCTACGCGGCGTCCCGACGCAAGCCGTGGCCGCAGGTGGAGGCGTTCATCGCGAAACTTCCAACGGGCGGCCTTTTCTTGGACCTCGGTTGCGGCGGCGGCCGGCACAGCGCCCCGCTGGCGAGGGCGGGGCGGGCGATCGCAGTGGATTCGGCGCGTGCGATGCTACATGAGGCGAGGACCGCGGCCGGCCGCGGCGGCGTATCCCCTCATTTGGTCCAAGCCTCGGCGACCGCGCTTCCGTTCAAGTTCGATCTCTTCGACGGCGTGATATTCATCGCCGCCCTCCACAACATCCCGGGCCGGTTCGAAAGGCGAAAGGCGCTCGACGAGCTGGCGCTCGTGATGAGGCCGGGATCCGAGGCGCTCGTCACGGTGTGGCTTCGACCCGCCTCCGTCCGAAACGAGGCGACAGAAGACGCAACCGGGCAGTCCCCTCTAGTCGGGGAAGCGGGCGACGCGATGGCGCCGTGGAACCACGATGGGCGGCGGGAGGAGCGGTTCTACCACTTCTATTCCGTGGCCGAACTCGACGAGGACCTGCGATCCGTAGGGCTTCGCGCATTGGAGGTCCGGGAAGAGACCATCGCCTCCGAGGACGCGTCGGACAACCTTTTCGTGCGCGTGGCCAAGGCGGAGGTGTAA
- a CDS encoding exo-alpha-sialidase — MRPWGPTWRVLGLAFLLGVSGCISSGPPTGPDDDGPLGAVGSGTGPDGSSAPAAGATCDPQFNSTAGGVCALFLDPTGASHADREASLATHPRNPGTVLVTWRVGEFDVPRIFAALTSDAGANWAISELRDPALDSNPLTKGRYNFDSIAGFGPDGIAYVMYGEVAREPETRTRVSDGLTLASTKDGVKWDFKRFADGPAGVSAPDFMDMAIAPDTGMIYVVSQNYVFAPLFVAPVCSVAPCFVQQGIWFLKSSDGGTTWSEMELVMRTVQPLAGHYAPRVAAGPGGFVMVTSRDFDNAAGSFGVGAVISRDGGETFEGPLHPYEQTPGDMMVADPTALWTDASGMAQVALMISGERGIVRVLSADQGKTWGEPVRLDGLPQGEETGYGVAAARTDGTLYALQRFGNDSHYGAMLYVSPPGGEWRTVLLADAGVDGTYKVGDDYAGLSVAADGHVWAAWSDLSTKPPRIAVVRA, encoded by the coding sequence ATGAGACCATGGGGTCCTACGTGGCGGGTCCTCGGCCTTGCCTTTCTTCTTGGCGTGTCCGGGTGCATTTCGTCCGGGCCTCCCACCGGGCCCGATGATGATGGCCCGCTAGGAGCTGTGGGTTCCGGGACTGGACCCGACGGGTCATCGGCCCCCGCTGCGGGCGCTACCTGCGATCCGCAATTCAACAGCACCGCTGGGGGCGTATGTGCACTTTTCCTCGACCCCACGGGAGCTTCCCACGCCGATCGTGAGGCGAGCCTCGCGACGCACCCCAGGAACCCTGGCACCGTTCTCGTGACTTGGCGCGTGGGCGAATTCGACGTTCCGCGTATCTTTGCGGCATTGACGAGCGACGCTGGCGCAAATTGGGCGATCTCGGAGCTGCGTGACCCCGCCCTCGACTCCAATCCCCTGACAAAGGGCCGCTACAATTTCGACAGCATCGCGGGCTTCGGCCCCGACGGGATCGCGTACGTGATGTACGGTGAGGTGGCGCGGGAACCTGAGACGCGGACGCGCGTCTCCGACGGGCTCACACTCGCTTCGACCAAGGACGGCGTGAAATGGGACTTCAAGCGTTTCGCCGACGGACCAGCAGGCGTCTCTGCGCCGGACTTCATGGACATGGCGATAGCTCCGGACACCGGGATGATCTACGTGGTGAGTCAGAATTACGTTTTCGCGCCACTTTTCGTCGCGCCCGTTTGTAGTGTCGCCCCGTGCTTCGTCCAGCAGGGGATCTGGTTCCTCAAGAGTTCCGACGGTGGAACCACCTGGAGCGAAATGGAGTTGGTCATGCGAACGGTACAACCCTTGGCCGGCCATTATGCGCCCCGAGTGGCAGCCGGACCTGGCGGTTTCGTCATGGTCACGTCCCGCGATTTTGACAATGCCGCGGGCTCCTTTGGCGTTGGCGCCGTCATCAGTCGCGATGGTGGAGAGACTTTTGAAGGCCCGCTTCACCCGTACGAGCAGACCCCGGGGGACATGATGGTGGCCGACCCCACGGCGCTCTGGACTGACGCTTCCGGAATGGCCCAAGTCGCGCTCATGATCTCAGGCGAGCGCGGCATCGTCCGCGTCTTGAGCGCGGATCAAGGGAAGACGTGGGGCGAACCCGTACGTCTCGATGGCCTGCCCCAAGGCGAGGAAACCGGTTACGGTGTTGCCGCCGCGCGAACGGACGGCACTCTCTATGCACTCCAACGGTTTGGAAACGATAGCCACTATGGAGCGATGCTTTACGTCTCACCGCCGGGCGGAGAATGGCGGACGGTCCTCCTAGCCGATGCCGGTGTGGATGGCACGTACAAAGTAGGCGACGATTACGCTGGACTATCCGTGGCAGCCGACGGACACGTCTGGGCGGCGTGGAGCGATCTCTCGACGAAGCCGCCCCGTATCGCGGTGGTCCGCGCCTAG
- the gcvPA gene encoding aminomethyl-transferring glycine dehydrogenase subunit GcvPA, with protein sequence MPSAKVEEQLLKEIGLKDVEELFTDVPRSVRADLDLAPSMSEMEVKATVEGILGKNRHFGSCPSFLGAGIYPHYVPSEVKFVLWRNEFLTSYTPYQPEVSQGFLQAMFEYQSMICELYSMDVANISMYDGVSACGEAALMAARSSDGDTYLVPKNLSWEKKSTIENYLKGTGIRVEEYAYDGKTGQADLADLERKMTSKVTGVFMENPNFFGCFESKADTVKPIVSAKNPDALFVVGANPMSLGIAKGPGAYGADVVVGEGQVFGQGMNFGGPVLGILAATGELARRMPGRIVGETKDATGQRAFCLTLQTREQHIRREKATSNICTNEGMNALAAASYLAVVGGNGLRKVSEINASRAKRLSKAIGAIPGFKAPLFKGHHFNEFVVQSKASVAKVQRLLLERGLHGGLDLSKRFPELGNASLWAVTEMHAEATLETLVSTLKEVRA encoded by the coding sequence ATGCCAAGCGCCAAGGTCGAGGAACAGCTCCTGAAGGAGATTGGCCTAAAGGACGTCGAAGAGCTCTTCACGGACGTTCCGCGCTCCGTGCGCGCCGACCTGGACCTCGCGCCGTCGATGAGCGAGATGGAGGTGAAGGCGACGGTCGAGGGCATCCTCGGGAAGAACCGCCACTTCGGCTCCTGCCCGTCGTTCCTTGGCGCCGGCATCTACCCCCATTACGTGCCGTCTGAAGTGAAGTTCGTCCTTTGGAGGAACGAGTTCCTCACCAGCTACACGCCTTACCAGCCCGAGGTGTCGCAGGGGTTCCTCCAGGCGATGTTCGAGTACCAATCGATGATATGCGAACTCTACTCGATGGATGTGGCGAACATCTCGATGTACGACGGTGTATCCGCGTGCGGCGAGGCGGCGCTCATGGCCGCAAGGTCAAGCGACGGCGACACTTACCTCGTGCCGAAGAACCTCAGTTGGGAAAAGAAGTCCACGATCGAGAACTACCTCAAGGGGACCGGCATCCGCGTCGAGGAGTACGCCTACGACGGCAAGACCGGTCAGGCGGATCTCGCCGATCTCGAACGCAAGATGACCTCCAAGGTCACGGGTGTCTTCATGGAGAACCCGAACTTCTTCGGGTGCTTCGAATCGAAGGCAGACACCGTGAAGCCGATCGTCTCCGCGAAGAACCCGGACGCGCTTTTCGTCGTCGGAGCGAATCCGATGTCCCTAGGCATTGCGAAAGGCCCCGGGGCATACGGCGCGGACGTCGTCGTCGGCGAAGGCCAGGTCTTCGGCCAGGGGATGAACTTCGGCGGACCAGTGCTTGGGATACTCGCGGCGACGGGTGAACTCGCGCGGCGCATGCCTGGCCGGATCGTGGGAGAGACCAAGGACGCAACTGGTCAGCGCGCCTTCTGCCTCACGCTCCAGACGCGGGAACAGCACATCAGACGTGAGAAGGCGACATCCAACATCTGCACTAACGAAGGCATGAACGCGCTCGCGGCCGCCTCGTATCTAGCGGTCGTAGGAGGTAACGGCCTTCGGAAGGTATCGGAGATCAACGCGAGCCGCGCGAAGCGGCTCTCGAAGGCGATAGGCGCCATCCCCGGTTTCAAAGCGCCCCTCTTCAAAGGACACCATTTCAACGAGTTCGTGGTCCAATCGAAGGCATCGGTCGCAAAGGTGCAAAGACTCCTTCTCGAGCGGGGACTCCATGGAGGCCTCGACCTCTCGAAGCGCTTCCCCGAACTTGGTAACGCCAGTCTCTGGGCCGTCACCGAGATGCACGCCGAGGCGACGCTCGAGACCCTCGTTTCCACGTTGAAGGAGGTGCGAGCGTGA
- a CDS encoding ArsA family ATPase, with translation MMNLAEKNLIIFAGKGGVGKTTTSAAVALWLASQGKRTLVVTVDPAKRLKDALGVDVGFADAEIAPNLHALMMDPRTVIEDWLKTHAPEHKEDVVGHPLFKYVENNMPGLNELLAIGKLMEMRDAGKYDCIVIDTAPTGHALTFLAAPQNIKDLFEETSLIVIAVKSYQLYSKLKNAGAGLVGFFTGSKSHEIDIDFEKLFKEISAEADRINKVLTDPKITVLNIVTLPEQLPAQETVELRPKVQDLGISLGYIIVNKVQPDELGSLRDEFLELNADEDTKDELKTVVEKAGYDPRIMKRVVSTVEFSDRRRQMNLYYINWLKEEIKDVPIVEVPLEKKDVTGLDELRAFSRHLFSDAKKPA, from the coding sequence ATGATGAACCTGGCCGAGAAGAATCTCATCATTTTCGCCGGCAAGGGCGGTGTGGGCAAGACCACAACGTCGGCGGCCGTCGCGTTGTGGCTTGCGTCGCAAGGCAAGCGCACTCTCGTCGTCACGGTCGATCCTGCAAAACGCCTCAAGGACGCTCTCGGCGTCGATGTCGGCTTCGCGGACGCCGAGATCGCCCCGAACCTCCACGCCTTGATGATGGATCCCCGCACGGTCATCGAGGACTGGTTGAAGACGCACGCTCCCGAGCACAAGGAGGACGTGGTCGGCCATCCGTTGTTCAAATACGTCGAGAACAACATGCCCGGCCTCAACGAACTCCTGGCCATCGGCAAGCTCATGGAGATGCGCGATGCGGGAAAATACGATTGCATAGTCATCGACACGGCGCCGACAGGCCATGCGTTGACCTTCCTTGCGGCGCCGCAGAACATCAAGGACCTCTTCGAGGAGACGAGCCTCATAGTCATCGCGGTGAAGTCATACCAGCTCTACTCCAAACTGAAGAACGCCGGCGCCGGCCTAGTCGGCTTCTTCACGGGCTCGAAGTCGCATGAGATCGACATCGACTTCGAGAAGCTGTTCAAGGAGATCAGCGCGGAGGCCGACCGGATCAACAAGGTGCTGACCGATCCGAAGATCACCGTCCTCAACATCGTGACGCTCCCCGAGCAATTGCCCGCTCAGGAAACGGTGGAACTCCGACCGAAGGTGCAGGATCTCGGGATCAGTCTCGGTTACATCATCGTGAACAAGGTGCAGCCGGACGAACTCGGGAGCCTCAGGGACGAATTCCTCGAACTGAACGCCGATGAGGACACGAAAGACGAGTTGAAGACCGTGGTCGAGAAAGCCGGCTACGATCCGCGGATAATGAAACGGGTCGTCTCGACAGTGGAATTCTCGGACCGGCGACGGCAGATGAACCTGTACTACATCAACTGGTTGAAGGAGGAGATCAAGGACGTGCCCATCGTCGAGGTCCCGCTCGAAAAGAAGGACGTCACGGGATTGGATGAACTGCGGGCGTTTTCGAGGCACCTTTTCAGTGACGCCAAGAAGCCCGCCTGA
- a CDS encoding helix-turn-helix domain-containing protein, which yields MRFKGIIVPALLIVLSMANLSSAFDASGRFQADSLDLDGASTIVASHPTIAYSGESPLVSLTASSVTAHTSASQRGGVLDGLLSQEHGATTERGMDRPVRLTFDQVAWDFEMRIEGGEYHDYSAIVDSPTATVEPRDSALLLSGTASRIVVRGNFDLLVKATSLTLQNATDQLQVRASQGGDSAPDGFLRLQLTGARLDMIGNEGFRSLEAASMQLDHTGTAKLGRAYGRLAAGDQSAESAYRDLVLTGTMRFDAKPGDDDGAMRIATAGAIDHVAVGEDAARLTDATSATGLGLIALTALLVSSNHVKVGLIIPLYARISNSQVLSSEARRAVFEFIRRNPGVDVKELARRQGMGWSTAIYHLRVLERGGLIVSERSGRSRRIYENGGDLAAAGAAESTPPEERTAHQRRLRAAVALMRTSNARSLCDAIERNPGLMQKDLAQSARMPVATVSWLVAKLKSAGLVVEEREWRAKRYRLSHLWHELCSLYDEVPEPVAASDPVPLPAGA from the coding sequence GTGAGGTTCAAGGGGATAATCGTACCAGCCCTGTTGATCGTCTTGTCGATGGCCAACCTATCGTCGGCCTTCGACGCCTCCGGACGGTTCCAGGCGGATTCGCTGGACCTCGATGGCGCCTCCACCATCGTCGCCTCCCACCCTACTATCGCGTACTCCGGCGAATCTCCCCTCGTGAGCCTCACCGCTTCATCCGTGACCGCGCACACTTCCGCGTCCCAGCGCGGAGGTGTGCTCGACGGTCTTCTTTCTCAAGAGCACGGCGCAACGACCGAACGCGGGATGGATAGGCCCGTGCGCCTCACTTTCGACCAGGTCGCCTGGGACTTCGAGATGAGGATCGAAGGCGGCGAGTACCACGACTACTCGGCGATCGTCGATTCACCGACGGCGACGGTCGAACCCCGGGACAGCGCCCTGCTTCTTTCAGGGACGGCATCTCGCATAGTCGTTCGCGGGAACTTCGACCTGCTCGTGAAGGCGACCTCACTGACGCTCCAGAACGCGACCGACCAACTCCAGGTCCGCGCGTCTCAAGGTGGAGACTCGGCCCCCGACGGGTTCCTTCGCCTACAGCTTACCGGCGCCCGGCTCGATATGATAGGGAACGAAGGTTTTCGATCGCTCGAAGCGGCGTCGATGCAGTTGGACCACACTGGGACCGCTAAGCTCGGCCGCGCCTACGGCCGATTGGCCGCAGGCGACCAGAGCGCCGAATCGGCTTACCGCGACCTTGTCCTCACGGGCACGATGCGCTTTGACGCGAAGCCCGGCGACGACGACGGCGCCATGCGTATCGCGACCGCGGGTGCGATCGATCACGTGGCCGTCGGGGAGGACGCGGCGCGGCTCACGGACGCAACGAGTGCCACTGGCCTCGGCCTCATCGCCCTGACGGCGCTACTAGTCTCCTCCAACCACGTGAAGGTCGGCCTCATCATCCCTCTTTACGCACGCATCTCGAATTCGCAAGTCCTCTCAAGCGAGGCCCGGCGCGCCGTCTTCGAGTTCATCCGAAGGAACCCGGGCGTCGATGTGAAGGAGCTCGCAAGGCGCCAGGGGATGGGATGGTCCACCGCGATCTACCACTTGCGGGTGCTCGAACGGGGCGGTCTCATCGTGTCCGAAAGATCCGGCCGGTCGCGGCGTATCTACGAGAACGGCGGTGACCTCGCCGCCGCGGGGGCCGCCGAATCGACGCCTCCAGAGGAGCGTACCGCCCATCAGCGGCGCTTGCGGGCGGCCGTGGCGCTCATGCGGACGAGCAACGCCAGATCGCTTTGCGATGCGATCGAGAGGAACCCCGGCTTGATGCAAAAGGACCTCGCGCAAAGCGCCCGGATGCCCGTGGCCACCGTGAGCTGGCTCGTTGCAAAACTGAAAAGCGCGGGCCTCGTCGTCGAAGAGCGCGAGTGGAGGGCGAAGAGGTACCGCCTGTCTCATCTTTGGCACGAACTATGCTCGCTCTACGACGAGGTACCGGAGCCCGTGGCCGCAAGCGACCCGGTACCGCTCCCAGCCGGCGCGTGA
- the gcvPB gene encoding aminomethyl-transferring glycine dehydrogenase subunit GcvPB, translated as MSPGEVREAPRGHRQALWDEPLLFEYKDEGEGFRFPDERIEPDLVPANLRRDAVAIPNLTKLQMMRHYVRLSQKNFGVDSGVYLLGSCTMKYNPKLNEELAVHPAASDMHPYLSEDACQGSLEVLYRLQEALKKVSGMDAVSLQPAAGAQGEYTGVLIARKYHETRGDERDEIILPDSAHGTNFSSAAMAGFKVIEIPSTKEGTVDVDALKQALGPRTAAFMITNPSTLGIFEDKILEVAKAVHAAGALLYYDGANLNAIMGITSPGAMGFDIVHINTHKTLSTPHGGGGPGAGPVGVKAHLKDFLPVPMIVKRGETYHLDYDLAHTIGKVRGFYGNFGILLRAYAYILANGGDGLTRISKMAVLNSNYMKEKLKGTFELPGKPLRKHEFVLSARKLRDEKGIRALDIAKRLLDYGYHAPTIYFPHIVEEAIMIEPTEAETKDDLDRVIETLKTIAAEDPELVRTAPHNTAVARVDEVGAARTPILRWSPAAQVETVFPRRGGPKDGPPAPR; from the coding sequence GTGAGTCCCGGCGAAGTACGGGAGGCGCCCCGGGGCCACCGTCAGGCGCTCTGGGACGAGCCGCTCCTTTTCGAGTACAAGGATGAAGGGGAAGGCTTCAGGTTCCCGGACGAGAGGATAGAACCGGACCTCGTCCCTGCGAACCTCCGCCGTGACGCCGTGGCCATCCCGAACCTCACGAAACTCCAGATGATGCGCCATTACGTGCGCCTCTCGCAGAAGAACTTCGGCGTCGATTCGGGCGTTTACCTCCTCGGATCTTGCACGATGAAGTACAACCCGAAGTTGAACGAGGAGCTCGCCGTCCACCCCGCGGCGTCCGACATGCATCCGTACCTCTCCGAGGACGCGTGCCAGGGCTCTCTCGAGGTCCTCTACCGCTTGCAGGAGGCTTTGAAGAAGGTCTCCGGGATGGACGCGGTCTCGCTCCAACCGGCGGCCGGGGCGCAGGGCGAGTACACTGGTGTTCTCATCGCGCGCAAGTACCATGAGACGCGCGGCGACGAGCGTGACGAGATAATACTCCCCGACTCGGCGCACGGGACGAACTTCTCGTCCGCCGCGATGGCCGGGTTCAAGGTCATCGAGATCCCCTCCACCAAGGAGGGGACGGTGGATGTCGATGCATTGAAGCAAGCACTCGGGCCCCGTACGGCGGCCTTCATGATCACGAACCCCTCGACGCTCGGCATATTCGAGGACAAGATCCTTGAGGTCGCCAAGGCCGTCCACGCGGCCGGCGCGCTTCTCTACTATGACGGAGCGAACCTGAACGCGATCATGGGGATAACAAGCCCGGGCGCCATGGGTTTCGACATCGTCCACATCAACACCCACAAGACGCTCTCGACGCCCCACGGCGGCGGTGGACCCGGGGCAGGGCCCGTTGGCGTGAAGGCACACCTCAAGGATTTCCTTCCGGTCCCGATGATCGTGAAGCGCGGCGAGACCTACCACCTTGACTACGACCTCGCGCACACGATAGGGAAAGTGCGCGGCTTCTACGGGAACTTCGGGATATTGCTACGAGCCTATGCGTACATCCTAGCGAACGGCGGCGACGGTCTCACGCGCATAAGCAAGATGGCGGTGCTCAATTCAAACTACATGAAGGAGAAGTTGAAGGGCACGTTCGAGCTTCCCGGGAAACCCTTGCGCAAGCACGAGTTCGTCCTTTCCGCACGTAAGCTTCGGGACGAGAAGGGGATCCGCGCTTTGGACATCGCGAAGCGCCTCCTCGATTATGGTTACCACGCGCCCACCATCTACTTCCCGCACATCGTCGAGGAGGCCATCATGATCGAGCCCACGGAGGCGGAGACAAAGGACGACCTCGACCGCGTCATCGAGACGTTGAAGACGATCGCCGCCGAGGATCCGGAGCTCGTGCGCACCGCGCCCCACAATACGGCGGTCGCGAGGGTGGACGAGGTGGGGGCCGCAAGGACGCCCATCCTCAGATGGTCCCCCGCTGCGCAAGTGGAAACGGTGTTTCCACGGCGCGGCGGACCGAAGGACGGTCCGCCTGCGCCTCGCTGA
- the gcvT gene encoding glycine cleavage system aminomethyltransferase GcvT has protein sequence MRTPIYPLHAKLGARFVDFAGYDMPVMFTSILEEHEAVRNAAGVFDVSHMSNVWLRGPDAAAALGKTMMCDATKVPVGGTKYTAVLRDDGTIIDDLYVFRPTEKDYHIVPNAGMNKEVCDWISSKTGTRVEDVTTETCIIAFQGPKAKDMMGRVSGYDPALIKPFRCVDAPRLGKGAFISRTGYTGEDGFELFVPAGSGIGIVERILEAGKSHGVRPCGLGARDTLRLEKGYCLAGHEFAAGVTPLQAGLDRFVNWDHDFIGRKALERQKAALPNRLVGVKVSGRGIPRQGCKIVAGGKVIGTLTSGTMSPTLKVGIGLGYVPPQHTARGTKVDVMIRDSAVPAEIAEIPFL, from the coding sequence ATGCGAACCCCAATCTATCCCCTTCATGCGAAGCTCGGCGCGCGCTTCGTGGATTTCGCCGGATACGACATGCCGGTCATGTTCACGAGCATCCTCGAGGAGCATGAGGCGGTGCGGAACGCTGCAGGCGTTTTCGACGTCTCCCACATGAGCAACGTGTGGCTGCGGGGCCCGGACGCGGCCGCGGCCCTTGGCAAGACCATGATGTGCGACGCGACGAAGGTCCCGGTCGGCGGCACGAAATATACCGCAGTCCTTCGAGATGACGGGACGATCATCGACGACCTCTACGTCTTCCGGCCGACCGAGAAGGATTATCACATCGTCCCGAACGCCGGGATGAACAAGGAAGTCTGCGACTGGATCTCCTCGAAGACGGGGACGAGAGTCGAAGACGTGACCACGGAGACCTGCATCATCGCGTTCCAAGGCCCCAAGGCAAAGGACATGATGGGACGAGTCTCCGGGTACGACCCCGCGCTCATCAAGCCGTTCCGTTGCGTCGACGCCCCGCGGCTCGGGAAGGGCGCGTTCATCAGCCGCACGGGTTACACGGGCGAGGACGGGTTCGAACTGTTCGTCCCGGCGGGAAGCGGCATCGGCATCGTGGAACGGATACTCGAAGCGGGAAAGTCACACGGCGTGAGGCCGTGCGGCCTTGGCGCCCGGGACACTTTGCGTCTTGAAAAAGGGTATTGCCTCGCCGGGCACGAGTTCGCCGCAGGTGTCACGCCGCTACAGGCGGGCCTCGACAGGTTCGTGAATTGGGACCACGATTTCATAGGAAGGAAGGCCTTGGAGAGGCAGAAGGCAGCGCTCCCGAACCGGCTTGTCGGTGTGAAAGTTAGCGGCCGCGGGATCCCACGCCAGGGGTGCAAGATCGTGGCCGGCGGGAAAGTCATAGGCACGCTCACAAGCGGCACGATGAGCCCCACTTTGAAAGTCGGCATCGGCCTCGGTTACGTTCCACCACAGCACACGGCACGGGGCACGAAAGTCGACGTGATGATACGCGATTCGGCGGTGCCGGCCGAGATCGCGGAGATCCCATTCCTCTGA
- the rocF gene encoding arginase codes for MHVSIIGAPVDLGASRRGTDMGPSAIRAAKLQQKLENLGHTVTDLGNIHTPTVEAMRVRDKSLLYMDEIVRICEELADMVAKEAAKDRFPLVLGGDHSIAMGTTAGITRAKKKIGIIWMDAHGDFNTPATTETGNIHGMPFAAILGYGSDKVVNLAGISPKAVEKNAVLIGARALDKRERELLKNSKVTVFTMRDIDEMGIKKVMEEAAEIASKGVKHVHLSFDMDLVDPSEAPGTGTPVHGGLTFREAHLAMELLADTEVVTSMDLVELNPLMDVQNRTGDLAVGLITSALGKKIL; via the coding sequence ATGCACGTAAGCATCATCGGCGCACCAGTCGATCTCGGCGCTTCTCGCCGCGGCACCGACATGGGCCCGTCCGCGATACGGGCCGCGAAACTCCAGCAGAAGCTAGAGAACCTCGGCCACACGGTGACGGATCTTGGGAACATCCACACGCCGACCGTCGAGGCGATGCGCGTTCGCGACAAGTCGCTTCTTTACATGGACGAGATCGTACGCATCTGCGAGGAACTCGCCGACATGGTGGCGAAGGAAGCGGCGAAGGACCGTTTCCCGCTCGTCCTCGGCGGCGACCACTCGATAGCCATGGGGACGACCGCCGGGATAACGCGCGCCAAGAAAAAGATCGGAATAATCTGGATGGACGCGCACGGCGACTTCAACACGCCGGCGACGACGGAGACCGGGAACATCCATGGGATGCCGTTCGCCGCCATCCTCGGTTACGGGTCGGACAAGGTCGTGAACCTGGCCGGGATAAGCCCGAAAGCCGTCGAGAAGAACGCCGTCCTCATCGGGGCGCGCGCCCTCGACAAGCGCGAACGTGAGCTGCTGAAGAACTCCAAGGTGACTGTCTTCACGATGCGAGACATCGACGAGATGGGCATCAAGAAGGTCATGGAGGAGGCCGCAGAGATCGCGTCGAAGGGAGTCAAACACGTCCACTTGAGCTTCGACATGGACCTCGTGGACCCGAGCGAAGCACCCGGTACGGGAACGCCCGTGCACGGAGGGCTCACCTTCAGGGAAGCGCATCTTGCGATGGAACTACTCGCGGACACGGAAGTCGTCACGTCGATGGATTTGGTGGAGTTGAATCCGCTCATGGATGTCCAAAACCGCACGGGGGACCTTGCGGTGGGTCTCATCACCTCGGCGCTTGGCAAGAAGATCCTCTGA
- the gcvH gene encoding glycine cleavage system protein GcvH — translation MSGGNEVRPGLKYTKEHEWLKVEGHNARIGITDHAQHALTDVVFVELPKKGKKVKTGETLGVVESVKSVSDIFSPVAGEVVETNGPLEDDPGLINQKPYDDGWYVVIKMNDPKEADKLMTGDQYKASLQSH, via the coding sequence ATGAGCGGCGGAAACGAGGTAAGGCCCGGCTTGAAGTACACGAAGGAGCACGAGTGGCTGAAAGTGGAAGGCCACAACGCACGGATCGGCATCACCGATCATGCGCAGCACGCGTTGACGGACGTGGTCTTCGTGGAGCTTCCGAAGAAGGGGAAGAAGGTCAAGACGGGAGAGACGCTGGGTGTGGTCGAGTCGGTGAAATCCGTGTCCGACATCTTCTCGCCGGTCGCCGGGGAAGTCGTCGAGACGAACGGTCCCCTCGAAGACGATCCGGGCCTCATCAACCAGAAGCCCTACGACGACGGATGGTACGTCGTCATCAAGATGAACGACCCGAAGGAAGCGGACAAGTTGATGACGGGCGACCAGTACAAGGCGTCGCTCCAATCGCATTGA